In the genome of Rhodamnia argentea isolate NSW1041297 chromosome 3, ASM2092103v1, whole genome shotgun sequence, one region contains:
- the LOC115750413 gene encoding katanin p80 WD40 repeat-containing subunit B1 homolog KTN80.4 isoform X1: protein MSKRGYKLQEFVAHPSNVNCLSIGKKACRLFLTGGDDYKVNLWAVGKPNSLMSLCGHTNPVESVAFDSAEVLVLAGASSGVIKLWDLEEAKMVRGLTGHRSNCTAMEFHPFGEFFASGSADTNLKIWDIRKKGCIHTYKGHTRGISTIRFTPDGRWVVSGGYDNVVKVWDLTAGKLLHDFKFHENHIRSMDFHPLEFLLATGSADRTVKFWDLETFELIGSSRPEATGVRAITFHPDGRTLFCGLEDSLKVYSWEPVICHDAVDMGWSALADICIHDGKFLGCSYYQNSVGVWVADASLIEPYGANLKPQQKDFGDNEIEHQESRSSAKVGTTVRSTSIGRCASPDYDTKEIKNIYVDTASGNPVSSQLVGTNNSVKEIQSLDSEDTPNLTLQRQGLVTETSDNLSAQVPTKTYTAPKAVSRDSPDGKDSSRRESITFSRTKPGMLLKPAHSRRLSSTKYDVDRLSACAETGVLSSGKSGSESLVDSFSKKLAPEDGARDGCEDNHSSIKNVSEETEKVPPLQTPKTEKCDQPVSFKEGINSVKFVNGVAVVPGRTRTLVEKFEKRDKMNSIEDQSINTPPGMSALDKTPPSLAENVEKSDRLNILEQKATSMSSRIVATEDRTPVTLVHDLRKDGFNGTADQSTVMAPQSELSADESSKTPPLPVEDLKIHHGLNVSEDKASSLSSETVSEEDSKRSTLIRNFRRGDRYKSTEGRSPVMAPQRKLPTDEASKTSALPIEDVEIKGGLNASEDKATSFSSRASPGDDRAPSTLVRSVRRRDKFRNTDDTNTVMVRQRGLSTDEASIVSVERVERRQLSNYIENPLNNVAPQPIPPTTTSGEHHFMGRESDSVNHEDVTEVLLGNHEVLLSTLRSRLTKLQVVRHFFERKDIKGAINALRRLPDHSVQADVISILMEKMEMLNLGLFSCLLPVLVGLLDSKVERHTCVSLEMLLKLVAVFGSVVHSTVSAPPTVGVDLHAEQRLECCTQCFTELQKIQKVLPLLVRRGGLIAKSAQELNLVLQQC, encoded by the exons ATGTCCAAGCGGGGTTACAAGCTGC AGGAATTTGTAGCCCATCCGTCGAATGTCAACTGTCTCAGTATCGGAAAGAAGGCGTGCCGGCTTTTTCTTACTGGTGGAGATGACTACAAAGTCAATCTATGGGCCGTTGGCAAACCGAATTCCTTAATG AGCCTTTGTGGTCATACAAATCCTGTAGAATCCGTAGCCTTTGATTCTGCAGAAGTGTTGGTGCTTGCTGGAGCTTCTTCTGGTGTCATTAAGCTGTGGGACTTGGAAGAGGCAAAGA TGGTTCGTGGTCTTACTGGACACAGATCCAATTGCACCGCTATGGAATTCCATCCCTTTGGAGAATTCTTTGCATCTGGTTCTGCCGACACAAACCTAAAGATCTGGGATATCAGAAAAAAAGGATGTATACACACATACAAGGGTCATACTCGAGGCATTAGCACCATCAGATTCACTCCTGATGGTCGCTGGGTTGTTTCAGGGGGATATGATAATGTTGTGAAG GTGTGGGATCTAACTGCTGGAAAGCTTTTGCATGATTTTAAGTTCCATGAAAATCATATCCGATCTATGGATTTCCATCCCCTGGAGTTCCTCCTTGCTACAG GTTCGGCAGATAGAACTGTTAAATTCTGGGACTTGGAAACATTTGAACTAATTGGATCTTCCAGACCTGAG GCCACAGGAGTACGTGCAATCACCTTCCATCCTGATGGGAGGACCTTATTCTGTGGTTTGGAGGATAGCTTAAAG GTTTACTCCTGGGAGCCTGTAATCTGCCATGATGCTGTTGACATGGGATGGTCAGCGCTTGCTGATATTTGTATTCATGACGGAAAATTCTTGGGTTGCTCATACTACCAAAATTCTGTTGGTGTTTGGGTAGCGGATGCATCA CTTATTGAGCCTTATGGAGCTAATTTAAAGCCTCAGCAGAAGGATTTTGGGGATAATGAAATTGAACACCAAGAAAGTCGTTCCTCAGCTAAAGTAGGGACCACCGTAAGATCGACTTCAATCGGACGCTGCGCCTCTCCGGACTATGACACCAAAGAGATAAAGAATATATATGTGGATA CTGCTAGTGGAAATCCTGTTTCTTCACAGCTTGTTGGTACCAATAACTCTGTGAAAGAGATTCAATCGCTGGATTCTGAGGACACCCCTAATTTGACACTACAGAGGCAGGGCTTGGTAACAGAAACATCAGATAACTTAAGTGCGCAGGTTCCTACTAAAACTTATACCGCACCTAAAGCTGTTAGTAGGGACAGTCCTGATGGAAAAGACTCATCTCGAAGAGAATCTATTACTTTTTCAAGGACTAAGCCGGGCATGTTGCTCAAGCCTGCTCATTCAAGGAGGCTGTCGAGTACCAAATATGATGTCGACAGGTTATCAGCATGTGCTGAAACTGGAGTGCTTAGCAGTGGAAAAAGTGGTTCTGAAAGTCTTGTAGATTCATTTTCGAAGAAACTTGCACCTGAAGATGGAGCAAGAGATGGCTGTGAAGACAATCATTCGAGTATCAAGAATGTCTCTGAGGAAACTGAAAAAGTGCCACCACTGCAGACACCTAAAACAGAAAAGT GTGACCAACCTGTCAGTTTCAAAGAAGGAATCAACTCTGTCAAGTTTGTCAATGGAG TTGCAGTTGTGCCAGGCCGAACACGCACTTTAGTTGAGAAGTttgaaaaaagagataaaatgaACAGTATtgaagatcaatcaatcaatacaCCTCCTGGAATGTCTGCATTGGATAAAACCCCTCCCTCTCTGGCAGAAAACGTGGAAAAGAGTGACAGATTAAACATCCTCGAACAAAAGGCAACAAGTATGTCTTCTCGTATCGTAGCCACTGAGGATAGAACACCTGTTACTCTTGTTCACGACTTAAGAAAAGATGGATTTAATGGTACTGCAGATCAGTCAACTGTAATGGCTCCTCAAAGTGAATTATCAGCTGATGAATCAAGTAAAACTCCTCCATTGCCGGTTgaggatttgaaaattcatcATGGATTGAATGTCAGTGAAGATAAGGCAAGTAGTTTGTCTTCTGAGACAGTATCAGAGGAGGATAGCAAACGCTCTACTCTTATTCGCAACTTCCGCAGGGGAGACAGATACAAAAGTACTGAAGGTCGATCCCCTGTAATGGCTCCTCAAAGAAAACTACCAACAGATGAAGCAAGCAAAACTTCTGCTTTGCCGATTGAGGATGTGGAAATCAAAGGTGGATTGAACGCGAGTGAAGATAAGGCAACTAGTTTCTCTTCTCGTGCTTCACCAGGGGACGATAGAGCACCCTCCACTCTTGTTCGCAGTGTTCGCAGAAGAGACAAATTTAGAAATACTGATGATACAAACACTGTAATGGTTCGTCAAAGAGGATTATCGACAGATGAAGCATCAATTGTTTCGGTCGAGAGGGTTGAAAGGAGACAATTATCTAACTACATAGAGAACCCGCTAAATAATGTGGCTCCTCAACCTATACCGCCAACAACAACG AGTGGGGAACATCATTTTATGGGAAGGGAGTCAGACTCGGTTAACCACGAGGATGTCACTGAAGTTCTACTGGGAAATCATGAAGTTCTCTTAAGTACTCTCCGTTCTCGCTTGACAAAACTACAG GTAGTCCGGCATTTCTTTGAAAGGAAAGATATAAAAGGTGCTATCAATGCCTTGAGGAGGTTGCCAGATCATTCT GTGCAAGCAGATGTAATCAGCATTCTTATGGAAAAAATGGAGATGCTGAACTTAGGTTTATTTTCTTGCTTGCTTCCCGTGCTTGTGGGTTTACTGGATAGCAAAGTAGAAAG GCACACATGTGTGTCTCTCGAGATGCTACTAAAGCTTGTAGCAGTTTTTGGTTCAGTAGTTCACTCCACAGTTTCTGCACCTCCAACTGTTGGTGTTGATCTACATGCTGAGCAAAG GCTAGAGTGCTGCACCCAGTGTTTTACAGAGCTGCAAAAGATCCAAAAAGTTCTCCCTTTACTTGTGAG GAGAGgtggtttaattgcaaaaagtgCTCAAGAATTGAATTTAGTCCTTCAACAATGCTAA
- the LOC115750413 gene encoding katanin p80 WD40 repeat-containing subunit B1 homolog KTN80.4 isoform X2, giving the protein MEFHPFGEFFASGSADTNLKIWDIRKKGCIHTYKGHTRGISTIRFTPDGRWVVSGGYDNVVKVWDLTAGKLLHDFKFHENHIRSMDFHPLEFLLATGSADRTVKFWDLETFELIGSSRPEATGVRAITFHPDGRTLFCGLEDSLKVYSWEPVICHDAVDMGWSALADICIHDGKFLGCSYYQNSVGVWVADASLIEPYGANLKPQQKDFGDNEIEHQESRSSAKVGTTVRSTSIGRCASPDYDTKEIKNIYVDTASGNPVSSQLVGTNNSVKEIQSLDSEDTPNLTLQRQGLVTETSDNLSAQVPTKTYTAPKAVSRDSPDGKDSSRRESITFSRTKPGMLLKPAHSRRLSSTKYDVDRLSACAETGVLSSGKSGSESLVDSFSKKLAPEDGARDGCEDNHSSIKNVSEETEKVPPLQTPKTEKCDQPVSFKEGINSVKFVNGVAVVPGRTRTLVEKFEKRDKMNSIEDQSINTPPGMSALDKTPPSLAENVEKSDRLNILEQKATSMSSRIVATEDRTPVTLVHDLRKDGFNGTADQSTVMAPQSELSADESSKTPPLPVEDLKIHHGLNVSEDKASSLSSETVSEEDSKRSTLIRNFRRGDRYKSTEGRSPVMAPQRKLPTDEASKTSALPIEDVEIKGGLNASEDKATSFSSRASPGDDRAPSTLVRSVRRRDKFRNTDDTNTVMVRQRGLSTDEASIVSVERVERRQLSNYIENPLNNVAPQPIPPTTTSGEHHFMGRESDSVNHEDVTEVLLGNHEVLLSTLRSRLTKLQVVRHFFERKDIKGAINALRRLPDHSVQADVISILMEKMEMLNLGLFSCLLPVLVGLLDSKVERHTCVSLEMLLKLVAVFGSVVHSTVSAPPTVGVDLHAEQRLECCTQCFTELQKIQKVLPLLVRRGGLIAKSAQELNLVLQQC; this is encoded by the exons ATGGAATTCCATCCCTTTGGAGAATTCTTTGCATCTGGTTCTGCCGACACAAACCTAAAGATCTGGGATATCAGAAAAAAAGGATGTATACACACATACAAGGGTCATACTCGAGGCATTAGCACCATCAGATTCACTCCTGATGGTCGCTGGGTTGTTTCAGGGGGATATGATAATGTTGTGAAG GTGTGGGATCTAACTGCTGGAAAGCTTTTGCATGATTTTAAGTTCCATGAAAATCATATCCGATCTATGGATTTCCATCCCCTGGAGTTCCTCCTTGCTACAG GTTCGGCAGATAGAACTGTTAAATTCTGGGACTTGGAAACATTTGAACTAATTGGATCTTCCAGACCTGAG GCCACAGGAGTACGTGCAATCACCTTCCATCCTGATGGGAGGACCTTATTCTGTGGTTTGGAGGATAGCTTAAAG GTTTACTCCTGGGAGCCTGTAATCTGCCATGATGCTGTTGACATGGGATGGTCAGCGCTTGCTGATATTTGTATTCATGACGGAAAATTCTTGGGTTGCTCATACTACCAAAATTCTGTTGGTGTTTGGGTAGCGGATGCATCA CTTATTGAGCCTTATGGAGCTAATTTAAAGCCTCAGCAGAAGGATTTTGGGGATAATGAAATTGAACACCAAGAAAGTCGTTCCTCAGCTAAAGTAGGGACCACCGTAAGATCGACTTCAATCGGACGCTGCGCCTCTCCGGACTATGACACCAAAGAGATAAAGAATATATATGTGGATA CTGCTAGTGGAAATCCTGTTTCTTCACAGCTTGTTGGTACCAATAACTCTGTGAAAGAGATTCAATCGCTGGATTCTGAGGACACCCCTAATTTGACACTACAGAGGCAGGGCTTGGTAACAGAAACATCAGATAACTTAAGTGCGCAGGTTCCTACTAAAACTTATACCGCACCTAAAGCTGTTAGTAGGGACAGTCCTGATGGAAAAGACTCATCTCGAAGAGAATCTATTACTTTTTCAAGGACTAAGCCGGGCATGTTGCTCAAGCCTGCTCATTCAAGGAGGCTGTCGAGTACCAAATATGATGTCGACAGGTTATCAGCATGTGCTGAAACTGGAGTGCTTAGCAGTGGAAAAAGTGGTTCTGAAAGTCTTGTAGATTCATTTTCGAAGAAACTTGCACCTGAAGATGGAGCAAGAGATGGCTGTGAAGACAATCATTCGAGTATCAAGAATGTCTCTGAGGAAACTGAAAAAGTGCCACCACTGCAGACACCTAAAACAGAAAAGT GTGACCAACCTGTCAGTTTCAAAGAAGGAATCAACTCTGTCAAGTTTGTCAATGGAG TTGCAGTTGTGCCAGGCCGAACACGCACTTTAGTTGAGAAGTttgaaaaaagagataaaatgaACAGTATtgaagatcaatcaatcaatacaCCTCCTGGAATGTCTGCATTGGATAAAACCCCTCCCTCTCTGGCAGAAAACGTGGAAAAGAGTGACAGATTAAACATCCTCGAACAAAAGGCAACAAGTATGTCTTCTCGTATCGTAGCCACTGAGGATAGAACACCTGTTACTCTTGTTCACGACTTAAGAAAAGATGGATTTAATGGTACTGCAGATCAGTCAACTGTAATGGCTCCTCAAAGTGAATTATCAGCTGATGAATCAAGTAAAACTCCTCCATTGCCGGTTgaggatttgaaaattcatcATGGATTGAATGTCAGTGAAGATAAGGCAAGTAGTTTGTCTTCTGAGACAGTATCAGAGGAGGATAGCAAACGCTCTACTCTTATTCGCAACTTCCGCAGGGGAGACAGATACAAAAGTACTGAAGGTCGATCCCCTGTAATGGCTCCTCAAAGAAAACTACCAACAGATGAAGCAAGCAAAACTTCTGCTTTGCCGATTGAGGATGTGGAAATCAAAGGTGGATTGAACGCGAGTGAAGATAAGGCAACTAGTTTCTCTTCTCGTGCTTCACCAGGGGACGATAGAGCACCCTCCACTCTTGTTCGCAGTGTTCGCAGAAGAGACAAATTTAGAAATACTGATGATACAAACACTGTAATGGTTCGTCAAAGAGGATTATCGACAGATGAAGCATCAATTGTTTCGGTCGAGAGGGTTGAAAGGAGACAATTATCTAACTACATAGAGAACCCGCTAAATAATGTGGCTCCTCAACCTATACCGCCAACAACAACG AGTGGGGAACATCATTTTATGGGAAGGGAGTCAGACTCGGTTAACCACGAGGATGTCACTGAAGTTCTACTGGGAAATCATGAAGTTCTCTTAAGTACTCTCCGTTCTCGCTTGACAAAACTACAG GTAGTCCGGCATTTCTTTGAAAGGAAAGATATAAAAGGTGCTATCAATGCCTTGAGGAGGTTGCCAGATCATTCT GTGCAAGCAGATGTAATCAGCATTCTTATGGAAAAAATGGAGATGCTGAACTTAGGTTTATTTTCTTGCTTGCTTCCCGTGCTTGTGGGTTTACTGGATAGCAAAGTAGAAAG GCACACATGTGTGTCTCTCGAGATGCTACTAAAGCTTGTAGCAGTTTTTGGTTCAGTAGTTCACTCCACAGTTTCTGCACCTCCAACTGTTGGTGTTGATCTACATGCTGAGCAAAG GCTAGAGTGCTGCACCCAGTGTTTTACAGAGCTGCAAAAGATCCAAAAAGTTCTCCCTTTACTTGTGAG GAGAGgtggtttaattgcaaaaagtgCTCAAGAATTGAATTTAGTCCTTCAACAATGCTAA
- the LOC115750413 gene encoding katanin p80 WD40 repeat-containing subunit B1 homolog KTN80.1 isoform X3 yields MKIISDLWISIPWSSSLLQIPCPGSADRTVKFWDLETFELIGSSRPEATGVRAITFHPDGRTLFCGLEDSLKVYSWEPVICHDAVDMGWSALADICIHDGKFLGCSYYQNSVGVWVADASLIEPYGANLKPQQKDFGDNEIEHQESRSSAKVGTTVRSTSIGRCASPDYDTKEIKNIYVDTASGNPVSSQLVGTNNSVKEIQSLDSEDTPNLTLQRQGLVTETSDNLSAQVPTKTYTAPKAVSRDSPDGKDSSRRESITFSRTKPGMLLKPAHSRRLSSTKYDVDRLSACAETGVLSSGKSGSESLVDSFSKKLAPEDGARDGCEDNHSSIKNVSEETEKVPPLQTPKTEKCDQPVSFKEGINSVKFVNGVAVVPGRTRTLVEKFEKRDKMNSIEDQSINTPPGMSALDKTPPSLAENVEKSDRLNILEQKATSMSSRIVATEDRTPVTLVHDLRKDGFNGTADQSTVMAPQSELSADESSKTPPLPVEDLKIHHGLNVSEDKASSLSSETVSEEDSKRSTLIRNFRRGDRYKSTEGRSPVMAPQRKLPTDEASKTSALPIEDVEIKGGLNASEDKATSFSSRASPGDDRAPSTLVRSVRRRDKFRNTDDTNTVMVRQRGLSTDEASIVSVERVERRQLSNYIENPLNNVAPQPIPPTTTSGEHHFMGRESDSVNHEDVTEVLLGNHEVLLSTLRSRLTKLQVVRHFFERKDIKGAINALRRLPDHSVQADVISILMEKMEMLNLGLFSCLLPVLVGLLDSKVERHTCVSLEMLLKLVAVFGSVVHSTVSAPPTVGVDLHAEQRLECCTQCFTELQKIQKVLPLLVRRGGLIAKSAQELNLVLQQC; encoded by the exons ATGAAAATCATATCCGATCTATGGATTTCCATCCCCTGGAGTTCCTCCTTGCTACAG ATTCCTTGTCCAGGTTCGGCAGATAGAACTGTTAAATTCTGGGACTTGGAAACATTTGAACTAATTGGATCTTCCAGACCTGAG GCCACAGGAGTACGTGCAATCACCTTCCATCCTGATGGGAGGACCTTATTCTGTGGTTTGGAGGATAGCTTAAAG GTTTACTCCTGGGAGCCTGTAATCTGCCATGATGCTGTTGACATGGGATGGTCAGCGCTTGCTGATATTTGTATTCATGACGGAAAATTCTTGGGTTGCTCATACTACCAAAATTCTGTTGGTGTTTGGGTAGCGGATGCATCA CTTATTGAGCCTTATGGAGCTAATTTAAAGCCTCAGCAGAAGGATTTTGGGGATAATGAAATTGAACACCAAGAAAGTCGTTCCTCAGCTAAAGTAGGGACCACCGTAAGATCGACTTCAATCGGACGCTGCGCCTCTCCGGACTATGACACCAAAGAGATAAAGAATATATATGTGGATA CTGCTAGTGGAAATCCTGTTTCTTCACAGCTTGTTGGTACCAATAACTCTGTGAAAGAGATTCAATCGCTGGATTCTGAGGACACCCCTAATTTGACACTACAGAGGCAGGGCTTGGTAACAGAAACATCAGATAACTTAAGTGCGCAGGTTCCTACTAAAACTTATACCGCACCTAAAGCTGTTAGTAGGGACAGTCCTGATGGAAAAGACTCATCTCGAAGAGAATCTATTACTTTTTCAAGGACTAAGCCGGGCATGTTGCTCAAGCCTGCTCATTCAAGGAGGCTGTCGAGTACCAAATATGATGTCGACAGGTTATCAGCATGTGCTGAAACTGGAGTGCTTAGCAGTGGAAAAAGTGGTTCTGAAAGTCTTGTAGATTCATTTTCGAAGAAACTTGCACCTGAAGATGGAGCAAGAGATGGCTGTGAAGACAATCATTCGAGTATCAAGAATGTCTCTGAGGAAACTGAAAAAGTGCCACCACTGCAGACACCTAAAACAGAAAAGT GTGACCAACCTGTCAGTTTCAAAGAAGGAATCAACTCTGTCAAGTTTGTCAATGGAG TTGCAGTTGTGCCAGGCCGAACACGCACTTTAGTTGAGAAGTttgaaaaaagagataaaatgaACAGTATtgaagatcaatcaatcaatacaCCTCCTGGAATGTCTGCATTGGATAAAACCCCTCCCTCTCTGGCAGAAAACGTGGAAAAGAGTGACAGATTAAACATCCTCGAACAAAAGGCAACAAGTATGTCTTCTCGTATCGTAGCCACTGAGGATAGAACACCTGTTACTCTTGTTCACGACTTAAGAAAAGATGGATTTAATGGTACTGCAGATCAGTCAACTGTAATGGCTCCTCAAAGTGAATTATCAGCTGATGAATCAAGTAAAACTCCTCCATTGCCGGTTgaggatttgaaaattcatcATGGATTGAATGTCAGTGAAGATAAGGCAAGTAGTTTGTCTTCTGAGACAGTATCAGAGGAGGATAGCAAACGCTCTACTCTTATTCGCAACTTCCGCAGGGGAGACAGATACAAAAGTACTGAAGGTCGATCCCCTGTAATGGCTCCTCAAAGAAAACTACCAACAGATGAAGCAAGCAAAACTTCTGCTTTGCCGATTGAGGATGTGGAAATCAAAGGTGGATTGAACGCGAGTGAAGATAAGGCAACTAGTTTCTCTTCTCGTGCTTCACCAGGGGACGATAGAGCACCCTCCACTCTTGTTCGCAGTGTTCGCAGAAGAGACAAATTTAGAAATACTGATGATACAAACACTGTAATGGTTCGTCAAAGAGGATTATCGACAGATGAAGCATCAATTGTTTCGGTCGAGAGGGTTGAAAGGAGACAATTATCTAACTACATAGAGAACCCGCTAAATAATGTGGCTCCTCAACCTATACCGCCAACAACAACG AGTGGGGAACATCATTTTATGGGAAGGGAGTCAGACTCGGTTAACCACGAGGATGTCACTGAAGTTCTACTGGGAAATCATGAAGTTCTCTTAAGTACTCTCCGTTCTCGCTTGACAAAACTACAG GTAGTCCGGCATTTCTTTGAAAGGAAAGATATAAAAGGTGCTATCAATGCCTTGAGGAGGTTGCCAGATCATTCT GTGCAAGCAGATGTAATCAGCATTCTTATGGAAAAAATGGAGATGCTGAACTTAGGTTTATTTTCTTGCTTGCTTCCCGTGCTTGTGGGTTTACTGGATAGCAAAGTAGAAAG GCACACATGTGTGTCTCTCGAGATGCTACTAAAGCTTGTAGCAGTTTTTGGTTCAGTAGTTCACTCCACAGTTTCTGCACCTCCAACTGTTGGTGTTGATCTACATGCTGAGCAAAG GCTAGAGTGCTGCACCCAGTGTTTTACAGAGCTGCAAAAGATCCAAAAAGTTCTCCCTTTACTTGTGAG GAGAGgtggtttaattgcaaaaagtgCTCAAGAATTGAATTTAGTCCTTCAACAATGCTAA